GCGATATTCTCGAGAACAAGCTGCTGCCGTTGCGCCGCGGCTACATCGGTGTGGTGAACCGGTCGCAAAAGGATATCGAGGGCAGAAAGGACATCCATGCGGCCCTGGCCGCGGAGCGCAAGTTCTTCCTGAGCCATCCGAGCTATCGGCACATTGCCGATCGGCTCGGCACGCCGTATCTGCAGAAGGTGCTCAATCAGCAGCTGACCAACCATATCCGTGATACGCTGCCGGCGCTGCGCGATCGGCTACAGAAGCAGATGCTAACGCTGGAGAAGGATGTGGATCAGTACAAACATTTCCGCCCGGACGATCCAAGCATCAAGACGAAGGCTATGCTGCAGTAAGTTCAATGCGCGCGCAAGATCGagggcggggaggggggggggggtgagcgAACGCGTGTTGGTTTTGATTGGGCGATTCATCTGCTTTGTCTTCCAACAGAATGATCCAGCAACTGCAGTCGGATTTCGAGCGCACAATTGAAGGTTCCGGTTCGGCGCTAGTCAACACGAACGAACTTTCTGGCGGTGCCAAGATCAATAGAATATTCCACGAGCGATTGCGTTTCGAGATCGTCAAGATGTCGTGCGATGAGAAGGAGCTGCGGCGTGAAATTTCGTTCGCCATTCGCAATATTCACGGTATTCGTGTCGGTCTGTTCACCCCGGACATGGCGTTCGAGGCGATCGTAAAGAAACAAATCTCCCAGCTCAAGGAACCGATCCTGAAGTGTGTCGATCTGACCGTCTTGGAGCTGTCTAATGTTGTGAGAATTTGCACAGACAAGGTACGGTAGGCGCGGTGTGTTGGCTGCTTTCGTTAGTACGGAATGAAGtatgtaattttaaaaaaaatcccgcctttcctttcgtttcctTGCCAGATGGCTCGTTATCCGCGTTTGCGCGATGAGACGGAGCGTATCATTACTACGCACATTCGCCAGTGCGAACAAAAGGCCAAAGAGcagatgatgctgctgatcgACTACGAGCTGGCCTACATGAACACCAACCATGAGGATTTCATCGGTTTCGCAAAGTGAGTGTCCGGGCGGGGGCGGTAGTGCTTTGGGTATGTCATTGAATGATTGTTGTAAACATTTGATTATTCCCGCAGTGCTCAAAGCAAAACCGAAAATGCGGTCAAGACGGGCACTCGCAACCTTGGCTCGCAAGTGATCCGCAAGGGGCACATGTGCATTCAAAACCTCGGCATCATGAAGGGTGGCTCCAGACCGTACTGGTTCGTGCTAACGTCCGAGAGCATCTCGTGGTTCAAGGATGAGGACGAAAAGGAGAAGAAATTTATGCTGCCCCTGGATGGGCTGAAGCTCCGTGACATTGAGCAAGGATTTATGTCCCGGCGACACACGTTCGGTCTGTTCAATCCAGATGGACGTAACGTTTACAAGGTAATATGTTGTAAAGCACCCATGAGAGTTGGTTCGGGAAGCATCAACGTTGAAGGTTTGACATCTAAATATTGTTCTTTCTTTCCACAGGATTACAAGCAATTGGAGCTGTCTTGCGAAAGCACTGATGATGTGGATTCATGGAAAGCATCCTTCCTGCGTGCGGGTGTGTACCCTGAAAAGGATACTCCCGCCAACGGAGATGAGGTGAGTTTGTTGTTGCATAACATCCTGTAACCAGTAACAGAACAGTAACTCTTCTAACATGAACATTGTCGACACAATGACATTGTAAAAAACACGTGATTCTGAGAAGAGTGTCATTGGGTGATGATTATTCAACATGAACCGCAAATTCGAGACTGATTTCATTCTATCTTTTTCTCACCTTTGCACATTTCGCGATCATCGAAGACGGAAGCGGAGGTTGGTTTgataattgttttataaaataatttgttgaCAGAGGTTGTTCCCCCCACATCCTGCTTCCAGATGGGTTTCTACTCCACTTCCTTTATAGCACAATTTAGATGTTTCCGTTGTCATGTCTGTCCCTAGTAGCACTTTAATCAACACACATTCTCTTTGCTATCGGTCCAACACATCGGTCACCGCTTAAAATTTGGTCAGTGGGTTAACAAATTTCCATTGGCTTACTCTCCCGCGGGTGCTTTAGATGAAAGTTATTGCCTTATATATCCGTCAACCGTGTAACGAGTTGTTTGATCGTTCGTCCTGTTAAATTGTTTAACTCATTTCAGAAATTGCTATCGCATCAGCAATCTCTAGTAGATGATGTTAGTAAGACAGATACTGAAGTACGCAGTAATGTATTTATGAAACGTGTTTTCCTTTGGTTTTGGATTGTCCTCATTTTAAATTATACTTCACAAAGCTCAATATGAATTTCACCTAACACTACAACGATGATCCTACCAGCTATAACATTAGTAGGACTACatagaaaatgttttttacATGTATTAGACTAATTTCATTGATTTAAATTAGAATATGTTATGAATATTATGTTTTTCGTAACAAAACAGGTGctgagtacagcaaactaatATTGTATAGCGAAAATGCGTTGTTTCATATCTCCTTTTTATAACTTGGTTAACTTATGGTTGAAATGTTTGATATTAAAAGTACAATCTTTGATCATCAAATCAAATTGGCACTATTCTATGTGTTTGTCATCCTCTGTATCCCTTGTTCTCTCTTACTCTGAAACACATATCTGTAACATATACTGATCAGTTTCGGGGGCAAATTTTGTAGTGCGGTTGTTGCACTGTAACACTTCAATATGCTGCCAGACGGTTTGGTGGTTTGGCTTAGTGTGTGCTGTGGTATTTTTGCTTCACAAGTTTTGTTACTAATGAAATGTAAGCAAACCTGCAATTAAGGATGGTGCTTTGGTTTTATTTCACAAGCTAATATAATTATATCGCCATATATTAGATATAGACATTTAACATGAAAATGCGTCTCAATTCCCACAGGAGAGTGGAGGCGAAAGTGGTCCAACTGGGCAGTCCCTTGATCCACAGTTGGAGCGCCAGGTAGAGACGATACGCAATCTTGTCGAATCGTACATGCGCATCGTCACCAAAACTACGCGTGACATGGTTCCGAAAGCTATTATGATGCTCATCATTAACAATACCAAGGATTTCATCAATGGCGAGCTGTTGGCGCATTTGTACGCTACCGGCGATCAGGTATGATTGGGAGTGTGACTAATGTGCCGGTTGGAACATTGcaagaatgaaaaaatgacggtatttatttattcttccaAACCCAAAGGCCTCGATGATGGAGGAAAGCGCGGACGAAGCACAAAAACGTGAAGAAATGTTGCGAATGTATCACGCGTGCAAGGAAGCGCTGCGTATTATTGGTGAGTAGTAGCATGGTCATGCTCGGGGTTGCTGTCAGTGTGCTTAATCTGCCATCTGGTGCTTGTTGTCATTCCCCTTTGTAGGTGACGTATCGATGGCTACCTTCTCTACGCCCGTACCACCACCGGTGAAAAATGATTGGTTGTCGAGCGGTCTCGACAACCCGCGGCTGTCTCCCCCGAGCCCGGGCGGTCCGCGTAAAGCTGCACCACAGCAGCAGGTAAGCGTGCCATACCTTGCCCCGCTGTTTCGTGCTGTCTGTTTGGGCGAGGACGTTCACGCGATTGTTGACTCGATGTTGTTACTCTCTGCTTTCCCAGGGTTCGCTCAGCTCTATGGGAGCTCCGGCTGGCCGgggaccaccaccagcaccagctaGTGCTAGGCCGGCCCCGGCAATACCGAACCGACCTGGAGGTGGTGCCGCACCACCCCTGCCCGGTGGCCGTCCAGGTGGCCAGGCACTACCGGCACCATTGATTCCATCGTAAGTATTACCGTTTCCTTGCTCGTTTATCcttcttttggttttttgcttgttttatgACCTTTAATTTAAACTTTTAAAACAAAGGGTGCTCTACTAAATGATCTATTTCAATAGCGatcttatttattaatttaagaTATCATTATGGTTCTGTTGTAACTTGGTTTAACTTTGTACCCTTTCGCGAGGGATTGCCATTGCACTGTGCGATTCTATAGGTACACAGTTGTTCAGTGTTTCTGTTATGCTTTGAACCATTCTTCGCTTTGGTTTTACATTGTTTACGCTTAACCGCATCTGATTTACCGTAGGCTTTCTGTAAGTTctgttgcttttcttttgaGTAACAGTTTTGAAATTTACCGCAAGTAATGTTCGTATTTGTTGTCTGTCTTTTTTAATTAACACCCTCCAAACCTAACTTTTACAGGCGGCGTTAAAAACTAACTAAACATAGCGAGCAAAGTAAACACACGAAACGTACACGTGAAAAGAAATCTCCTTATCGTATGAAACATGCAATTTATGTAGAGATATATAAATATTATACATATACAAAACATACGCATATGTGCAAATGGATCGTTAACTTGTAGAGAAAAGTATGCAGAATGCGATTGGCGAGTTAgtttcaacaaaacaaaacaaaagttaGCAGGaaccaaaaaacacaaagtttAAACATGAATGCAGTCAATCTAACAGACAGGAAGGACGGTATCATCTACCGAACCAACACTAAACTCACACGGAAGAGTTAACTATCTCGTGTTTGATGATGACGGGTTGATCCAGTAAAACAGtatctaaaaaaacaacaaacaaatcgtTATATTAAAAATTGTTCCACGCAAACAAACATTATGTCTGGGTGGAAGAGTGAACCAAAGCAAGTATAATTTAATATTGAGGTATATTGTAAAAATGGcatcacattttttttgtgcgaatTTCCACCGTGAAGTTATTAAAACTACAATTCTATTACTCACACGAACGGCAATCTCCCATTGCTTTTGATTAGCTCTGTCGCTCTCTCTAAAACAGTGATGCATTTCGAGGCATGTTATTGTTTAGTCGTTGTGTTATACATCTTATTTGAGCATTTGAAGGATACGTTTTATTGCGTGTGAGGTTTAAACCCTAGCTGGACCTCCCTCATTGCCTCCCTTCCCTTCAAACGATAGAGTAATGTGTAAAGCCcgttagttagttagttttCATCGCCAGTAGTATGTGTTAGGATGCGAGTGGTGTAAATCACGAATCACAATCGCAAAGCAAGTAGGAGAGGAGTAGAGGAACGATGCACTTTCCATGTTGTTGTAATACGTTATTAAAACTAAATCCAAGTGTCGAATCCCTACTTATATACTTACAAACACGGAGAAACAATCATGCAACACTTGAAACGATCGTTAATTAGAGTATTGTACGTTAATGCTTCATTTTCCCATCTTCCCCATCACTTTGTGTTTGGCGACGAACACCACGCGCACGGTGTGACGTTCACTCTCCCCTTTGCtatgcgcgcgcgcacattaccatcacacacccacccacccacacaccgATCCAGGCGTCCGGGTGGTGGTTCCGTTGCTGGCATGGCACAGATGCTTCCGGCCAGCACCAGGCAACAGATCAACCAGCAGGTCGGACAGGCCGTCACCAATGCCGCCATGAACGAACTGTCGAATGTGTTCGCCTCGAAGTTCAAGTAAAGTATTCCGCTTCCAGTTTGTGCATTTTCATCCCAAATTTACACTTGCTCTGTAATGTGTGTTGATGTCACCGGGGGGCGTTGTTTGTGGTGAAGGGAAGAcgagagaagagaagaagaagaaaaaaaaacacaggacAAATCAAATAATCACACCTAAAACCATGACTTGGGGCGACTAAATGCATACACCTTGTTCACTGCTACATGCCATGTGTGTTTCGTGCGTATTCCCGCCTATATAGCGCATCCTTAATGCTGCAAATGTATTGCCGTTAAACTCCTGCGACTGTGCATGTCCCCATTACTATCGGTTTTCCCACCGGCGTGTTGTTACTTACGTTGTTATGACTGGGGCTTATTGTTAGggtaaaaaaggggaaaaccgGGCTGCAAACACTAAACCGCTTGTCTGAAGCGATAGTCCAATAGAGTCTGGTTTATAAATAGTGCAACAAGCTGGTTAATGCGTATCAGGATGCGCATCagaagcaaaaggaaacaTTCCACATAGTGTAGTACCACGTATGGTAATGGTAAAGAACTTAAAATGGAGGAATATAAACACACTAACTACCAGTAGAGTATCAGTACAGGCAACCCACGCGGAAACATTCATTGTGCACTACTAACTCCGATGGAAGATCGAATTTCATCCAAGTTGTGAAAACCACGCTGCACCTGCACCGACATGAGGATAGCTGCAAAACATGTTGATGTGttgattgtgtgtttgaacGCTTTAGTGTCTTTGTGTGTCTAgttttaaaatgcaaaaacaaaaaaaaaacaactgcacCAACCAGTATGGTGCGCAACCCCGAAAAACAGAAGAGAATGAGAAAAGGAAAGTGAAAATACATCAGCACTGTTGCGAATACAAATACAAGAGAAGTCTGCAGCATAGGCAAGGACTAAACACTATCCCTAAATAATCTAAACAAATCCACTCAAAATGTTTCATGCAttctgaaaaagaaaaaaaaaacagaaacaagaaCATGATAACCAACTATAGATGCATcagcaaaataaacaatacGGCGAACCATAATTTCTTCTAATGAAGCGAATGAAGTACTAGTGATATTAATGGGCTGCAAGTTTCACATCGCACTTATCCTCCCAGTACGAAAATGCTCTGCGGAGTTGTAGTTGAATTTTCTTAGACAAAATTCATTCCTCTATCGGATGCCCTCTAAAACCCGCAGCTTCGGGCTCTTTAATTATAccaatccacacacacacacacacacacacacacacacacacacaccacacacacacacacacacacacacacacacacacacaccacacacacacacacacacacacacacacacacacacacacaccacacacacacacaccacacacacacacacacacacacaccacacacacacacacacacacacacacacacacacacacacacacacaccacacacacacacacacaccacacacacacacacacacacacacacacaccacacacacacacacacaccacacacacacacacacacacacacacacacacacacacacaccacacacacacacacacaacacacacacacacaccacacacacacacacacacacaccacacacacacacacacacacacacacacacacacacacacacacacacacacacacacacaacacacacacacacacacacacaccacacacacacaacacacacacacacacacacacacaca
This is a stretch of genomic DNA from Anopheles merus strain MAF chromosome 2R, AmerM5.1, whole genome shotgun sequence. It encodes these proteins:
- the LOC121587708 gene encoding dynamin isoform X1, whose translation is MESLIPIVNKLQDAFTQMGVHMQLDLPQIAVVGGQSAGKSSVLENFVGRDFLPRGSGIVTRRPLILQLINGTVEFGEFLHQKGKKFSNFEEIRQEIEAETDRITGSNKGISNIPINLRVYSPHVLNLTLIDLPGLTKVPIGDQPADIENQIKGMIFQFIRKETCLILAVTPANTDLANSDALKLAKEVDPQGVRTIGVITKLDLMDEGTDARDILENKLLPLRRGYIGVVNRSQKDIEGRKDIHAALAAERKFFLSHPSYRHIADRLGTPYLQKVLNQQLTNHIRDTLPALRDRLQKQMLTLEKDVDQYKHFRPDDPSIKTKAMLQMIQQLQSDFERTIEGSGSALVNTNELSGGAKINRIFHERLRFEIVKMSCDEKELRREISFAIRNIHGIRVGLFTPDMAFEAIVKKQISQLKEPILKCVDLTVLELSNVVRICTDKMARYPRLRDETERIITTHIRQCEQKAKEQMMLLIDYELAYMNTNHEDFIGFANAQSKTENAVKTGTRNLGSQVIRKGHMCIQNLGIMKGGSRPYWFVLTSESISWFKDEDEKEKKFMLPLDGLKLRDIEQGFMSRRHTFGLFNPDGRNVYKDYKQLELSCESTDDVDSWKASFLRAGVYPEKDTPANGDETEAEESGGESGPTGQSLDPQLERQVETIRNLVESYMRIVTKTTRDMVPKAIMMLIINNTKDFINGELLAHLYATGDQASMMEESADEAQKREEMLRMYHACKEALRIIGDVSMATFSTPVPPPVKNDWLSSGLDNPRLSPPSPGGPRKAAPQQQGSLSSMGAPAGRGPPPAPASARPAPAIPNRPGGGAAPPLPGGRPGGQALPAPLIPSRPGGGSVAGMAQMLPASTRQQINQQVGQAVTNAAMNELSNVFASKFNRPAQNAPPRLPDRPYNAMGRP
- the LOC121587708 gene encoding dynamin isoform X2, with the protein product MESLIPIVNKLQDAFTQMGVHMQLDLPQIAVVGGQSAGKSSVLENFVGRDFLPRGSGIVTRRPLILQLINGTVEFGEFLHQKGKKFSNFEEIRQEIEAETDRITGSNKGISNIPINLRVYSPHVLNLTLIDLPGLTKVPIGDQPADIENQIKGMIFQFIRKETCLILAVTPANTDLANSDALKLAKEVDPQGVRTIGVITKLDLMDEGTDARDILENKLLPLRRGYIGVVNRSQKDIEGRKDIHAALAAERKFFLSHPSYRHIADRLGTPYLQKVLNQQLTNHIRDTLPALRDRLQKQMLTLEKDVDQYKHFRPDDPSIKTKAMLQMIQQLQSDFERTIEGSGSALVNTNELSGGAKINRIFHERLRFEIVKMSCDEKELRREISFAIRNIHGIRVGLFTPDMAFEAIVKKQISQLKEPILKCVDLTVLELSNVVRICTDKMARYPRLRDETERIITTHIRQCEQKAKEQMMLLIDYELAYMNTNHEDFIGFANAQSKTENAVKTGTRNLGSQVIRKGHMCIQNLGIMKGGSRPYWFVLTSESISWFKDEDEKEKKFMLPLDGLKLRDIEQGFMSRRHTFGLFNPDGRNVYKDYKQLELSCESTDDVDSWKASFLRAGVYPEKDTPANGDEESGGESGPTGQSLDPQLERQVETIRNLVESYMRIVTKTTRDMVPKAIMMLIINNTKDFINGELLAHLYATGDQASMMEESADEAQKREEMLRMYHACKEALRIIGDVSMATFSTPVPPPVKNDWLSSGLDNPRLSPPSPGGPRKAAPQQQGSLSSMGAPAGRGPPPAPASARPAPAIPNRPGGGAAPPLPGGRPGGQALPAPLIPSRPGGGSVAGMAQMLPASTRQQINQQVGQAVTNAAMNELSNVFASKFNRPAQNAPPRLPDRPYNAMGRP